In Oryctolagus cuniculus chromosome 14, mOryCun1.1, whole genome shotgun sequence, the genomic stretch aagcagagagctgaattgaaagtggagcagctggaacatgaaccagcagctgtatgggatgccggcacagggttagcctactacatcacagcgctggtccctgatCTGATGGATTTATGTCTGTTGATTTGTGGGTAGTCTTTCACAGTTGAGTTTGACATCCAGTTGTCCCATTTGAATCAGTGAGAGACCGTTCAAATTGATTTCAGTAGCCTATTGATATTACCCTATGGGTTGATTCCTGCAGGCTGTCTCGGGCTTTACTTGGTGGAGTTTCTGCTGCAGACCAGAGATTCATATGCCTTATTCatctttttcataaatgttttaattttcttgggCCTTTCTTACGTgcctattttctgtttctttaatttctcttcttAAATGATTTGTTTTCAGTCTGTATGCTTTTTCTAGTCAAAGACTAAGTATCGTTTCAAATTTCAATTTCTGAATCCCACAAATTTTATATCActgctttgtgtattttttagcTTTATATTATGAATTCTTCTTTGAGGAATTATTAGATgaatcttttaacatttttattagtcTGTGTATGCAAATGGTATGTGTTAGAGTTGGTTTTCATGTCATTTTACATATAAAGAGGCAGTTTCCCCAGCTAAATTACTGATTCTTCAAAGCAgttctctttaaattttattcctaGTTCTATTCCTTATGTTTCCTGGGCATGGACTAGTTGGTGTACTATTTATATGTTTGATAACTAAATGAAAtagcattctttttattttctaggCATACAAGAGTTAAATTCGGAATAAGTCTACAGGTAGAATGGACAGCTACTTTAAAGCAGCTGTCAGTGACTTGGACAGACTCCTTGATGATTTTGAGCAGAACCCAGGTTTGTTGATTTTTCATTATTGCCActaatgaaagtttaaaaatagctGTAACATAGTTACCTCAGGCatactcttcttcttttttttttttttttttaaagatttacttgaaagagttacacagatacatagagaaggagaggcagttgCTTCTcgaccttttggctaagatcaagtgtggagagaaggagaggcagagagagagagagagagaggtcttccatccactggttcactccccagttggctgcaacggccagagctaggctgatctaaagccaggagcttcttccaggtctcccacacgggtataggggccaaaggacttgggccatcttccactgctttcccaggccataacagagagatggatcagaagtggagcagccgggtctcgaaccggcacccatatgggatgcaggcacttcaggccacagcaccggcccccttcaGGCATGTTTTTAACATTCTTCCATTTCAGTTTTGGTCACATGGTTATCTCTGCAAAAGATTCACTTTATGTCATTATGTGTAACTTACTgatttattcgtttttttttttttttcttaaagatttatttattttgttgagaggcagagtaacagacagagagagggagagacagagagaggtcttccctttgctggcttactccccaaacggccataatggttgaggctgggcctttccaaagtcaggagcaaggagcttgcaggtctcccttgtgggtacagggacccaagcacttgagccatccttcattgctttcccaggccatctgcagggagctgaatcagaagtggagcagctgggacttgaaccagcacccagcccaaaccactatgccacagcattgtcCCACTAGTTTATTCTTACACTGAGTGAAATCAATagccagaaataaaaagaagacaacTAGAGTTTCTTCCAGACATAAACTTaatgtataaaaaaaaaactttaaaaaccagTATATTAGTAAGCTAAAGCAATTTGAAAGCTCTACATAACTTGGAATTTTATTGCTATGAGCAATGAAATACCATTTTCCAAGAATGAAAACTAGGAAAGTAGAGGACAGAGCCAAGAGGTTAGATTGTTTTGTTCCCTTTAGTCTGGTTTTTATAGTACAATTGAATTTCATGGACTTTTTATCACTTTGTGACAtcactttcaaaagtaaaagtcagaaagcactttaaaataaaataaaaataactttggaTATTAATTACCATTTTACAAAAGAATAATATAGCtatagtctttaaaaatgtttggtaTGGAAGTCTTACAAAATCTacctttataataatttttatttgatttgagtCTACTGAATAACATTGtgtcttatttttaattagaTGAACAAGATTATCTTCAAGATGCACAAAATGCAAATGATTCTAACCACTGTTCAGTTTCATCAGAGTTAGCTTCCTCACAGCTAATACCACTGCTCCCAAAGGACCAACAATGCATCGATAGTTGTGGCTCATCAGAAACATGCTTTGAAGCAAATGAGATTTCCTTGAATGAGAAAACCCTTGAGGGACGAACTGctatacaaaatgaaaaaaatgtgacAGGACTGGACCTGCTTTCTTGTGTGGATGCCAATACTTCAGATGAAACCCAGCCTTCATATATGGGACGGTGTAGGAAACCTGTTTGTGATCTGATAAGTGACACGGGCAACTTAGTTCATGCAACTAGTAGTGAAGAGGATATTAAACAATTATTGCCAGATGATATTAAGTCTAGTGCAGATTCTTTGATTGGATGGGACTTACCTTCAGTGTCAGATACTCCCTGTGTTTCTTCAACAGACCGTGGTAGTAGTCCCGTCAGAGAAGAACAAAATGATAACAACTCTGaattacaaaataaagaaatcactGGAACCAAAGAATTAGGTTTAGAAGCTGACACAGCACTTTTAGATTCTAGTAATCATGACAGAACAGAAAGTTTAGAAGATAAAAAGATCTCTAACCAGCTAGAACCAGTTACTGAGTTTAACACATCATCTGCTTTGACTCAACAAAGTTCCAAAATATTTGACGCCAAAGACAACCTACAACACAGGAGTCAGCCACTTGAATCCTTAAAAGATGATGGCTGTTTGGAAAAAGAGGAGGTAGTAGATGCGGCTGTCATTACTGCCACAGaacttttaaaagaaggaagTAGCACAAGTGCTTTGCCTTGCAGTCTTACCAAAAATGAAGGTTTATACTTAAATGATTCACATGCAGAAGATGAAAACTTCAAGTTACCTGATTTATCCTTTGAGGAAGATACACCTGCTTTACTTATAAAGCAGTTTGCTGATGAAGACGTAAGAAGTCTAGATTTTAAAGACGATAATGATGCAGTGCAGGATTGCTctccagctttacctgcttccaaAGCAGATGTCTCCTCCCCGCTGTCCTGTCTGCCGTTGGCTGGGTCCTTGTGTGGAGCGTTAATGGAAAGGAAAGCGCACGGTGATTGTTTACCGCAGAGGGAAGACAAGGATAGTGTGCAGGATGCGGTGACTGTGCGGGAAGTACAGGCGCGCATTCCGCATGGCGAGCCCTGCAGAGCGGCGGAGCTCTTGAAAGAGGAGACGTGTAAAAGCACACTTCTGCAGCCATTCATAGAGAAGAGGGGGGATGGAAAGGTGGATCCTGACCCGACAGTAACCCGAGTTGCATCGTTGAGTTACCCTGGTAACACCAATGCCTGTACCGCCTCAGGACCCCAGATGGAACTTCCTGGTGCTGCCGCGCCAGAGCCTCCCGACCCCTGTGACGGCCTCGCTTTCTCATGCAGTGACATGGATGGGCAAGATTTGGATTACTTTAATATCGATGAGGGTATGAAGAGTGCTTCACTAATTAGTGATGCGGAGCTTGATGCCTTTTTGACAGAGCAGTACCTTCAGACCACTAACACACAGTGTTTTGAAGAAAATGTGAATGACTCAGAATCTCAGAGCGGTCCAGGAGATAGGAAAGGCTTAGGAAATGGACATgttgataatatatattttaatgccGAAGCAGGAGCTGCCACGGAAAGTGGTAACATTAATATGATTTGTCAGACAGTTGATAAGCAAAATACACTAGAAAATAATGAGCTTTCTTTAGGGCAGAAAAGCATAATTCCAGGTGAACAAGGGTTACCTACCAGTAAGTCTGAGGTGATGAGTGAATTACCAGTCTCTGATACTAACAGTCAGTCTGTTTATGTTGGAGGGGCCAGACCTAAGCAATTATTTAGCCTTCCATCAAGAACAAGGGGTTCAAAGGAACAGAATAAGCTGGATGTTCCAGACACGTCAGAAAGCAAACCCAGCATAGCGAATAGCATCGCTCCAACCAGCTGTACTGCAGATCCTGCAGCTGATCCTCAGGCTAACTTCAACTCTAATTATATCGATATAGAAAGTAATCTTGAAAGTAGAGCCAGTCTTGTAACTGCAAATGAAGAGTCTGTGCCTGAAAACACATGCAAAGAAGGCCTGGTTTTAGGCCAGAAACAACCTGCATGGGTCCCAGACTCAGAGGCTCCAAACTGCATGAACTGCCAAGTCAAGTTTACCTTCACAAAACGGCGCCACCACTGCCGAGCGTGTGGGAAAGTAAGTGCTCAAAGTCTTTGGAGTCTTTTACTCTtttgaaatagttaaaattaaacCTAATGATAGAAAAGGCTGATTAACAGATGGCTACAAAATGGAGTTAGTTTAAAATTAGCGTCTTTAACCTAACAGCCATGGAAATATATAAGCCATTGTCGTTTTGCAAATTGCTTGATGGTTGAATGTATGTCATGTTTTCATGGGTATTAATTACATTCTGGAGAATGAAGGACACTTATTATTAATTCTTGTAAGATTTAAGAATGCATGTTCTTATCTCTTAGTATTGACACATTAGGGATTCCACATTTATCTGGGTCCCCCTTTATCCTTGAATATTTAAGACCACCCTGCAGCTAGTGTGACTGATGCTCAGGTAGGAGCAGTTTGGTTTGTGTGAGCTTCAGGttctcctggcttttgcctgacccagcccaggttgctgtgggcatttgggagtgaaccagtggatgagagctctgtcctttttgacctccctccctcctgttttttctctctcccctttccttccctccacctcttttccctctctgtcactctgcctttcaaacaaatttaatggtttttaagtttcaaataaagaactacagaaagctgtgttttttgtttgtttgaagattcattttatttgaaaggcagagtgacagagagtaagaggaagagatagagatcttgcgtctgatggttcactccccaaatggctgcaagtgccaggcctgggccaggttgaagccaggagccaggatcttcatcttggtctaccacgtgggtgcaggggcccaaggacctgggccatttttcactgcttttcaaggcacattagcagggagctggatccaaagtggagtggCCAGTACTCAAACCATTGCAGGTCTTGGTTAAATAAACCACGTTAAATAAATatgttacagtgctggccccacaaagtttttaaaagtgtaaATGCTTTCCTTAAAGAAACCTTTGTTTCTTTTCCAATTAAcaacttttttaaaggattttcttATCAGAGATGGGGTTTTAACTCATAGAAACCtcatttaagtaaaaaaaaaatcatgttggtaCTCTACCTGTGATTATGGTGATTAGAAAAGTAATTTATATAGTAAGGAAAATGGGTTTGGGTTAATTAGGCTTAGAACTTCACCTTCCTCTGCTCTAGTGTTTTGcttgaaacaaaaatttattattaaaaattaaaataaaaaattttttaaaagtcagatttaTTATTCGATTCTTTATAGGTGTTTTGTGGTGTCTGCTGTAATCGGAAGTGTAAGCTGCAGTATCTAGAAAAGGAAGCAAGAGTGTGTGTAATCTGCTATGAGACTATCAGTAAAGGTGAGTATCACCCTGACATGTTTTCTTCCAGTAATTGAATGTATCTTAAAAACAACTGGATTGTGACAAAGATAAAcctctttattttcttaaggCAAGGACCTAGTGTTGGCTTATCTGACTTAGGTGGGACGTCCCAAGGCTTggttcctcttctttttcttccactcTCACAGTTAACACTGCCAGTCTGAAAGGAAGCATTCAGTTTCTGGAGTGGCAGTTCATTAACTTTCCACAGGCACCAAGTCTCTAATGCTGCGTTTCATCTACCTGTTCGTTTTTTATCACCGttttcatcttcatcatcttAATCTAAACATTTATAGAGTACCTACTTTAATAATCGGaaatattacattaaattgaTATTAATAACATAAGGCAAGATACTAGTTTCTACCTTTTAGAAAATAATCTAAAATGGGAGTATAAATGATAAGATAATAATTTAtgtcattttataatttataggCTAACACACTCTTTGCacatttttgtctcatttttttccccttctcagTTTTAGAGTTGTATGTGCGCACTTCCCATTGTTCCTCTGGCTCTCTAGCTACCCTTAGCAGCAGTAGTCCTGgtgattttctttgatttctccaatcttgtgtgtgtgtgtgtgtgtgttgtgttgtatCTTTCTCCAAAGTACATGTTTGTTCTTTTGAGTACTTCTTGATATATTCAAAGATTTGTCGACCATTTAATTCCCAGCAAATATTATTTGGGCCCTTTTTGACCAGACCTGTGCACTAGCTCAGGTGTTGTTTCCTATTAGCCAGGAGAATAAATACCTGATaatgatttgtttttctcttttgaatgAAGATAAATTTTTTCAGCAGTTCTCCAAAAAACTCTGATGTGAGTCTGTTAGCCTGAGGTAAGCTGCTCTACTCCCTGCTGTTGACTTCCACTCTGGAAGATAATAGAGTAAAAGTGTTTTTTTGATTTCCACGTTACCATCGTTGTTTATAGAGAGGTTAGTTTAAGtactcataattttttttttatacactGTTTCAGTAGCCTAGAACACAACTGCTGGTGCTGTTAGCCTAGGAAATCTGTTAGAATTCAGAAATTCTAGAGCAAGCCCCCACATAATTATCTCCCGTACAGGTCACATTTTGGGGTGAGCATTCCGTTTGTGGAGGTTCAAAATATGAGAAATAGGGTCACTGAAGAGGCTCCGTAGGATACTGAGATAAACTCTGGTTTATCAAAGAACATATTGTGGAATGAGTTATTTCattacctattttatttattttgatgtggCATATAGTTTACTTTATGGTGTTATTTATCATTAATTTATACACCACAAGAAAACAAAGTTATTTTAACATCTACTGTAGGGTTGAAAATGATCAATgtgatcatttaaaataatgttatgaAGTAAGAGAAGAAAATGCCTCAAGGAGTGTGAGACACATTgagtgaaagaatggaagaaaatgtttgcTTGAATAGAGATCATGGATGAGAAAGTTGTACTCAGGTTGTATGCAGTTTAAAGAAGCAAGAATGTGAATGCCATTAGGTAGATTTGGGTGAACTGGAAGTTGCTTGAAGCCCAGAGTGTAAGGTGTTTGGATTTCACTTAGTGAGACCCATTTCATGGCGTGCTGCCATTCAGTGGCATTTCAGAGCGATTATGTCAACAGTGGAATAATTTAGAGCAGACTGGTTTGTAGAAATGTGGAAGGGAGAGCTACCAGTCGTGTCCTGTTTTCTTGAATGGAAAATCGGGCACTATTCTGCATTCCGGAGCTCCAGCTGAGAACAAAACAGATGTCCTCTTCtcacggggggagagagagatgctaaGCAGAGGATACAGATGGTGGTATTGCCCTAGGCAAAGTTTAAAGTGCAGGAGGAATAGATAGTAACAGATGAGCAGCAAGGGGCAGCGTCTCTGTAAGGTGGTTGGAGTATGGCTCTGTGATAATATCACGTGTGAACAGAGACTTGAAGGACGTGAGAGGATGAAGCCAAGTGAGTCGCTGTGGGAAGAACATTCTAGGGAGAGGGAGTAATGAAAGCAGAGACTTGAGATGAGAGAGTACCTGTTTAACTTGTGAAAAAAACAAGGAGGCCTAGGAGATTCGGTAGAACAGGTCACCAGAAGGTGTAGGGGGTAGGGATGCTGACTATGTAGGATCTTGTGAGCCCCTGTAGCGCCCTAAATCACTGCTCCAGCTCCGCAGCCAGTAAAGGATTTTAAACAGGAATAATGAGCCAGTGATTTATGTCTTGAAGAATCAGTGTGAACTGTGTTGGAAATAGACTTCAGGGATAAAAGGACAAAAACAGAAGACAGTCGTATTAAAAGAGGATGATTTTCTGTGGGAGATGTGACTCATATGACAACTACAATACTGAAATACTTCATAGAGTAGCTCATTGCAGTGGAGGGCTGCCAGCTAAAGTAAGGGGCCCGTGCTGACTGAACAGTGTCTTTGCCTAGTGCTACTTCTTTTCCTTGATTGGCTATTTAGTGTTCCTTACAActtgaaaaatggaaaacttaCTATAATTTACTGTGGAGCTCAAAAGCACCTGAGATGTTAATACTATTGTTTTCCCCTTTATAGCTCAGGCATTTGAAAGGATGATGAGTCCAACTGGTTCTAATCTTAAATCTAATCAATCTGATGAGTGTGCCACTGTCCAGCCTCCTCCGGAGACCCAAACAGCCAGTGTACCTTCACCTTTGCCCATCTCAGCACTTAAACAACCAGGTATTGAAGGTAATGAGAAGACAATGCTGTCTCAGCCTACCGATGAATTATTAGACccaagataaataattaaaatagaaatgatcTAGTGTAGTCATGGTCCAGTCAGGAAAGAGAGCCCAGACTAGGCTTCTGGAGGAATGTAATGAGGGTATTGGTTGCACACACATGTTAGAAGATGGGAAATGCAAAATGACACCCACAGGTGCTTCAGAGATTGGGAGCTGTAGGAAGCAGCCACCACCACTGGGGTGGGAGGCGGAGTGGGGAGGAGACAGTACTGCTGGAGTTCAGTGAAGGGTGCCATCGTGTGCTTGGTTCTCAGACCAGACAGTCGTGGTTTAGTGCACCacacggccagtgctgtgtcctCTGGGGAAATACAAGTAGCAGGGCTGGAGCCATCGGCTGACCTTGTGGGGTTGGTGCTGACGAAGCTGAAGGAGAGTTCAGGGTGCATGCTGGGAGTACTGAGAAGCGTGGGACATGCAGCGTTGTCTGCGGCTGCTGCTGCAAGAATCCTGGCAGCAGCGAGAGCAGGAGGAgtcactgcctgtgcttccctCTGGCTAACAAGGGAATTGTGCTTCCCGGACCTCCAGCCTGGCATCAGAGAACACCGTACCAGCGTGGGCTTGGGGCTCAAAGACAATAGGTACATAACTGAAACATctccttttcattaaaaaaatctacGTTAGTTGTATGTTTTGCCACAATAACAAGCtgctttttaaatctattttaaaatctttcagttatcttttttaaaaaataatttgtttagaatctttaaaaatttttttaaattaatttttttgaagagcaAAGAGACAGTAAGCTTCcgccctctggttcactcccccaatatctgcagcagctggcactgagccagactgaaaccaggacctTGGCACTCagtctcggtctcccatgtgggtggcaagagcccaagtactggagccacaGCCACTTGAGGCACTACTTGCTGCTTCCTAAGTGAGCGTTAGTGGGAAGCTGCaggcaggagtggagctgggcctgaAACCAGTGCAGGTATCCGAGCAGCACTGAGCTGCTGCATCGGGTGTCTGCTCTCACTTGAATCCTGAGGAAAGCCCATGTATGTTTTTAAACATAATCTCTTCGTCTGTGACATGCTAGAAAATAACTGTTAATAGCAACCTCAGACCCTTTTGACAGCCATTTTGGATTTCAGTTTATCACTCAGCAGCTGTTCTTCATTTATTGTTGTAACTGAAATAGGGAGATTCAGCAAGTGGTTGTGTATTATATGAGATAGCTGTAAAGATGAGTCAGTCATGTTTACAAGTTTTACATATTCTTGGggctgcacagtgggttaaagctccagcctgtagagtcggcatcccatatgggagccggttcgagtccccgctgctccacttcccatccagctccttattaattacctgggaaagcagtgggagatggcccaagtccctgggctcctgtatccatgtgggagacctggaggaagctgcttactcctggcccagccccaatcattgcagctgtttggggagtgaaccagcagatagaagacctccttctctctctctgtgtctacctctctgtgtaactctttcagataaataaaataaatcttttaaaaaaaaagcaaacggccggcgccacagctcactaggctaatcctccacctagtggcgccggcacaccgggttctagtcccggttggggcgccgggttctgtcccggttgcccctcttccaggccagctctctgctgtggccagggagtgcagtggaggatggcccaggtgcttgggccctgcaccccatgggagaccaggaaaagcacctggctcctggctcctgccatcggatcagcgcggtgcgccggccgcggcggccattggagggtgaaccaacggcaaaggaagacctttctctctgtctctctctctcactgtccactctgcctgtcaaaaaaaaaaaaaaaaaaaggcaaacaaagtTTTGCATATTCTTATATTGACAAGGTAAAttattaaatcataaaaataattcaaatagaaGAAAGATACCATACGTAATATCTCCACCCATATTGCAAAAATATACTTGGATAAAATTCCCTTTTTTAATGTTATCTCTGTTGTGTCCTAGGAAGTAGATGattcttttgattattttcatattatccTAAAATTATCTAGTGGTAGTTTTCATAACCATTCTCAATTgatgttttataaaaagaaacaacaaatgtttATGCTAATATTTAGTCATTTTCTTCAGATCTGGGAGGAgatgttagtaaatatttgtgaAGTCCATTATCCACACGATAAGAACAGAAAACCTTATGCTTCTCTTGCTAAATAGAAGTTAGATGACCTCTGCTGCACTGCTGATCGTGTTTCCATGTCCAGActgtttttcttcttgttctcCGTGTTTTTCTTTGCTTATCTACTGTGTCGTGATCTACAGCGTTTTCACCTGTGTCCTAGTCCTTAACCTCACACTTGCAAATTTGGCTCCAGTAATACAGGTTTACCTCTTTCCGCAGTGTCTTTAAGGTATAATCTCTGCTGTCTACTTTTTTTCAGAGTATGAGATTCCCAGGACTCTCTTTCTATGAATTATACAGAAACGCACTCTGCAGGGTAGATCAATCACAAAAAGTCTTGTGAATTCAGGGCTTGCTAGTGGACAgcaaaaaagcttttgaaatcatTTCGTGACCCATTTGAGTAATCAAATTATTGAATTGAATAATTGAGTTAAATATTGAATAATTAAATTGAACATTGAATGATTGCAATATCATCAGATTAAAATGCTTTATGTTTTCAACTGATTGCAGGACTGTGCTCCAAAGAACAGAAGAGAGTGTGGTTTGCAGATGGCATATTGCCAAATGGTGAAGTTGCAGACACAACAAAATTATCAACCGGAAGTAAAAGATGTCCTGACGGCTTCAGTCCTCCCTCACCTGATGTGCTGACGGTAAAGAagctaaaaaataatttattaattaaataaaattttattttattgataattCCTTATATGGTTATTAGAGTACATATCTTTTTAACACTTTGagttttctaaaataagaaatgaataggCATAGCTTGTTTTTTGCATTTCACTTCACCAATATTATGTTATTTACAAATTGAAGATATGTGGCAACTCTACATGGAACATGCCCttttgtttaacatttatttatttatttgaaatgtagttaTAAAGAGAGTGGaggaaggagatagagagaaagggagtgagtgagagggagggagagaatgaacgAGAGAACTTATAtatactggtttattccccaaatggctgcaatggctgggactggaccaggccaaagccaggagcctggaagtccatctgggtctcccttgtgggtggcgtggacccaagcactcgggccatcttccactgctttcccaggggcatttgcagggagctggattgggtaATAGAGCAACCAGGAAGCAAACTGGatttcacatgggatgcctgcatcgtaAGTGGCTGCCTAACCTGTTgagctacaacactggcccctgaatcaCATGTTTTTGGTTGCCATTTTTCCAACAGCTCAGATGATTGTTAGCATTTGATAAcaatactatatttttaattaaagtatgcatttttaaagataatactATCGCACACTGAACACATTATAGTGTAGTGTAAACATAACTTTTATATTCACTAGGAAACCAAAAATTTGTATGATTCTCTTTATTGAAATGCTAGCTTTATTGCTGTAGTCTAGAACCAAAGAAATCTTTGAGGTATGTCTTACTGATGTAgtgaatatatgtatacatatatatttaaagggttctttttaaaaaattctagtggtgtgttttcattttattttaaagtcagaagcATACAGGTGTCTTCCATAttctgatttatttcccaaatgctcacaacagccagagctagaccaggcTGTAGCTAGGAGCCGAGAGCACAATCTGAATCTCTCACATGGAAAGCAGGGATCCAACcagttgagtcatcatctgccccctctaagggtgtgcattagcaggaagctaggggcaaagccaggactcagacccaggcgctctgatgtaaGATgcgggagtcccaagcagtgccttaactgctgtgccagcacccGCTCCAGTGACTATGGATGAGATTTTACTCTTTATAATGTAAGTTGAAGCCCTTGGTTCTCAAACCAGGATTCTTTATATTCCCAGGATTCTTTATATTCCCAGGATTCTTTATATTCCCAGGATTCTTTATATTCCCAGgattctttatattcttttttttttaattaatttatttatttgaaagagttgcagagaggcagaggtaaagagagagagaggtctcccatctgcttgttcactccccagatggccgcaacagcaggagatgcaccgatccgaagccaggagcttcttccaggactcacACACagttgcagtggcccaaggactcgggccatctgctgctttcccaagccatagcagagagctggacggaagtggagcagccaggactagaaccagtgcccaaatgggatgctggcactgcaggtggcagctctacctgctgtgccacagcgccagcccccagaatcc encodes the following:
- the ZFYVE16 gene encoding zinc finger FYVE domain-containing protein 16 isoform X9, with translation MGCRHFRPQHRPPSDEQDYLQDAQNANDSNHCSVSSELASSQLIPLLPKDQQCIDSCGSSETCFEANEISLNEKTLEGRTAIQNEKNVTGLDLLSCVDANTSDETQPSYMGRCRKPVCDLISDTGNLVHATSSEEDIKQLLPDDIKSSADSLIGWDLPSVSDTPCVSSTDRGSSPVREEQNDNNSELQNKEITGTKELGLEADTALLDSSNHDRTESLEDKKISNQLEPVTEFNTSSALTQQSSKIFDAKDNLQHRSQPLESLKDDGCLEKEEVVDAAVITATELLKEGSSTSALPCSLTKNEGLYLNDSHAEDENFKLPDLSFEEDTPALLIKQFADEDVRSLDFKDDNDAVQDCSPALPASKADVSSPLSCLPLAGSLCGALMERKAHGDCLPQREDKDSVQDAVTVREVQARIPHGEPCRAAELLKEETCKSTLLQPFIEKRGDGKVDPDPTVTRVASLSYPGNTNACTASGPQMELPGAAAPEPPDPCDGLAFSCSDMDGQDLDYFNIDEGMKSASLISDAELDAFLTEQYLQTTNTQCFEENVNDSESQSGPGDRKGLGNGHVDNIYFNAEAGAATESGNINMICQTVDKQNTLENNELSLGQKSIIPGEQGLPTSKSEVMSELPVSDTNSQSVYVGGARPKQLFSLPSRTRGSKEQNKLDVPDTSESKPSIANSIAPTSCTADPAADPQANFNSNYIDIESNLESRASLVTANEESVPENTCKEGLVLGQKQPAWVPDSEAPNCMNCQVKFTFTKRRHHCRACGKVFCGVCCNRKCKLQYLEKEARVCVICYETISKGLCSKEQKRVWFADGILPNGEVADTTKLSTGSKRCPDGFSPPSPDVLTMANTVDHVHSSTVEKPNNELGDTTKVEIIQSPASQVPSVGKLPVYTGTEGLPPPGSLVDDDVFTESEEPSAPPAVTVNSTRPAAGTSDYQLLCGIEKCVCNKVSLLPNDEDSLPPLLIAAGEEGSVPIVEEHPAHEQITMLLKGEEWRPVTFVLNANLLVNVKLVFYSSDKYWYFSTNGLHGLGQAEIIILLSCLPNEDTIPKDIFRLFITIYKGALKGKYIENLDNITFTESFLNDKDHGGFLFIAPTFQKLDDLPLPTRPFLCGILIQKLEIPWAKVFPMRLMLRLGAEYKAYPAPLTSIRGRKPLFGEIGHTIMNLLVDLRNYQYTLHNIDQLLIHMEMGKSCIKIPRKKYSDVMKVISSSNEHVISIGASFSTEADSHLVCVQSDGVYQTQASSATGQPRKVTGASFVVFNGALKTSSGFLAKSSIVEDGLMVQITPETMDGLRLALREQKDFRITCGKADAADLREYVDICWVDSEEKGNKGVISPVDGLSLQGFPSEKIKLEADFETDEKIVRCTEVFYFLKDQDTSVSSPRYQFAKEIAMACSAALCPHLKTLKSSRTSKVGLRVSIDTDRVEFQAGSAGRLLPQHYLNDLDSALIPVIHGGTASSSLPLEIELVFFILENLF